The Nostoc cf. commune SO-36 genomic sequence GGGTGAGTATGGTCTTCTAAACCCTGAGATAAAACGATCAGATCGATATTATCTGGTATTGGGCGCTCTTGCGATCGCGAACCTTTGAATAACCATTCCAAATTACTGAAAATTAACGAACCAACCAGCCAAGGGTCAATCAGTATTCGTTTTCCGCCGATTTCCAGTAACCAAGAGTTGCTGTCTAACCAAGTTAAAAACATAAATTTTGTGAAGATAACGCCTACCTTCATTATCAATGGTGTCACCTTTCTTAGTAAGCGCTAAGACCAACACCTACATTCGTGCGCTCAAGTCTACCACGGAGTTTTTTTATGTCTGATCTTGGTTTTACTCATATTGCACTTGCAGTCAGTGATGTTGATGCAAGTATCTCATTTTATGCAAAGTATGCTCAGATGACAGTTGTGCATCATCGCATTGATCAAGCGACTCAATCAGATGTTGCTTGGATTAGTGACCTGACTAGACCTTTTGTAATTGTCCTAATTAAAGTACCTAAAGTAGAAGGCGCACTCTTACCACAATCTCATCTTGGGGTAGCTTATCAAAATCGTGAGGAAATTGATCGCCTGTGCAATGAAGCACGCACTGAGGGAATACTGTTGGCTGGGCCAAATGACTGGGGTCATCCCGTTGGTTACTGGGCTTATCTTCAAGACCCAGATGGTCATACACTAGAAATTTCCTATGGTCAGGAAATTACTTTTACAGTCGAGCAAGCTAGAGACGCGATTAATTGCGTCTCTAGGAAGTAGGGAGTTATGAGGTCAGAAACATTAATATATTTGAAGAAACACTTTATGAATCTTATTAATGACTGTAACGACACAACAGCTTCCAACTCAAGACGCCTTTGAAAAATTCATTTGGAATTGGCAGGGTTACAAAATCCAGTACACCGTTATGGGTACAGGACGGCCTTTGGTATTGGTTCACGGCTTCGGTGCTTCTATTGGACACTGGCGCAAAAATATCCCAGTTTTAGCTAGTGCTGGCTACCAGGTGTTTGCCATAGACCTTTTAGGTTTTGGCGGTTCTGATAAAGCGCCCATTGATTACACTGTGGAAGTTTGGGTGGAACTGCTGAAAGATTTCTGCACAGCACACATCCAAGAACCTGCTGTATTTATTGGCAACTCCATCGGCGCACTTTTGAGCTTAATAGTACTGGTGGAACATCCACAAATTGCTGCTGGTGGTATTCTAATTAACTCTGCGGGTGGTTTGAGTCATCGTCCCCACGAATTGAACCCGCCGCCTACGGATGATGATGTCAACTTTTAATCGGTTTGTGCGATCGCCAATTACAGGTAAATTTGTCTATAATCGCATACGTCAAAAAGCCCAAATCCGCCGCACCCTCTACCAAGTTTACCGGAACCGTGAAGCCGTCACCGATGAATTAGTCGATTTACTTTATACTCCCTCATGCGACCCAGGAGCGCAACAAGTCTTCGCATCTATTCTCACAGCGCCTCCTGGCCCCAGCCCAGAGGAACTTTTGCCCAAAGTAGAACGTCCTTTATTAGTAATTTGGGGTGCTGATGATCCTTGGACACCAATTACCGGGGCCAAGATTTACGAAGAGGCGCGGGAGAATGGCAAAGAAATCAAAATTGTTCCCATTCCCAATGCCGGTCATTGTCCTCACGATGAAGTTCCAGATGTTGTTAATGCCCAGATTGTCGATTGGCTAGCGCAAAGTTAAGAATTTCGCGCCAAGACGCAAATGCAAAGGCACTTTCTGCTGATGCGCCTTGGCCCATACAGGGTAAAAATGGAACTAACAATCTGGGTGAATGGATCTTAATTTTTTGAATTGCGCTTTGACAGAATCAAACTCGTATGATTTTTAATGGAGCTTGATGTGCGTAATGAATATAAAAGGGCAATTCCCTTAAATCACCATCCAGATTTTTCTAAACAAGGCTATCAAGTTGTCAGCGAACTAGGACGCAACCGAGAAGGGGGACGCATTACTTATTTAGCTAATGTCCTCAACTCTAAGCAACAGGTGGTGATTAAAGAGTTTTGTTTTGCTCGTGCGGATGCTGATTTATCAGGTGTAAAAGCATATCAGCGCGAAATCGAAATTTTGCAGCAACTAAATCATCCTCGCATTCCTCACTATGTAGATTCTTTTGAAATATCAGGGGCTTTTTATCTGGTGCAGGAATACAAAAATGCCCCATCTTTAAGCTTGAGGAGCAGTTTTAATCCAGAAGAAATTAAGCAAATTGCTCTGTCAATTTTAGAGATTTTGATTTATCTACAAAAGCAAATTCCGCCAATTATTCATCGAGATATTAAACCAGAGAATATTTTGGTTGATGAGCAACTAAATGCTTATCTGGTTGATTTTGGTTTGGCTAGAATACAGGGTGCAAAAGTCGCTCTGAGCAGCTTTGTAGCAGGAACCCCAGGTTTTATGCCACCAGAGGAACAGTTTGGTCATTCCCTGACTGAGGCATCAGATTTGTATAGTTTAGGGGCAACGCTGATTTGCTTACTTACTAATACCCGTTCTGTTGAGATTGGGAAATTAATTGATGATAACTATCGCTTTAATTTCCAGCAATTAGTTTCTCAAATCAGTCCGCGTTTCCGGCGGTGGTTGATGAAAATGGTGGAACGCAACCGAAAACGTCGCCATGCTAATGCGGCTATTGCTTTGGAAGCACTTAAGCCAATTCAGGTTGTTGGTAATGCCACCAGGATAGATACTTTAATCAGGACAATCAAACCTAAAAAACGAGCTACCTTGTTGGGGCTAGCTACTGTTGTTACAGTAGCTGCAATTGCAGGAACTTTGATGAGTTGTCAGCCCAGTAATACGGTTAGGCAATTGCTAGAAGCTACAGAATGTCAAAGTTTTGATTTAAACGCAAGTTGCCAAGAAAAAACCGGAGATTAAGATTAATTAAGTATGAATTCTGACTCCTTCTTTTTCAACACCAAGTTTTCACAACACGACCCTTCAACTGTTGCCCTAACCAAGGTGTATTTTGTGAAAGTGTATGAAGACTTTTTCGTTCAACTTTCCAGGTTTGCTGAGGATCAAATAAAGTAAGTTCTGCTGGTTGATGAGGTAAAACCGCACTTACTTTCTGCCCTAAACATTCAGCCGGATTGGTACTCAATGCACGCCATAATTCTAAAGCTGTAAATTCTTCAGTTTCAACGAGATATTGCCATAGCAGGGGTAATGCTAACTCTAAACCAATTGCCCCGGCTGGTGCTTCGGCAAAAGCTTGGACTTTTTCTTCGTAGCTATAGGGTGTATGGTCAATAGCGATCGCATCAATCACACCCGCACGCACCCCTGCGCGTAACGCCGTTACATCACTAGCATTTCCTAACGGCGGGTCTAAATGCAAGCTGGTGTGATAACTCTTAACTGCTTTTGTATCAAGTAAAAGGTGCATCCAGGTGGTGCTGGCGGTGATGGGTAAACCAGCAGCCTTGGCTGAAGCGATTAATTCCACGCTGCGAGCTGTGGAGACACGCATAATATGGACTGGTGTACCTATAGCTGCAACCAATTCTAGCATTGCTGCGATCGCAGTAGTTTCAGCGCTGGCGGGTATTGGGGGTAAACCGAAACGGAGAGCATTTGACCCTTCTCTCATTACACCATTTGCTGCTAAGTGGCGATCGCTAGGCCAAAATGCGACTGGTTTGCCTAATGGTTGGATATACTCTAACACTCCCCGCACCAGCGCCAAATTTTCTAAAGGCTTGCCATCTGTAAAACCAACAACCCCAGCAGACGCTAAGTGTGCCAACTCTGTCATTTGCTTCCCAGCTACATCTAGGGTAACAGCACCCCAGATATGAAGCAGGGGGAGAGGAGAGGCAGGGGGAGCTAAATTAATTTTTTCTCTCTCTTTCATCTCCTCGTGTCTCTTTTGCTGCAACTGTGTTACAAGTGCAGGGTTATCAATAGCCGGGGATGTATCGGGTAAAATGCTAACTCTGGTAAAGCCACCAGCAGCAGCAGCTTGTAAAAAAGACAAGAGAGTTTCTCGTTCTTCAAAACCAGGTTCGCCAGCGTGGCTATACAAATCCACTAAACCAGGGCCAAGAACTAATCCCTGACAATCTCTGATTTGAGTATCAGAACTAATATCAGAAATGTGCGGAGCCACTGTTTGGATATAACCATCAGCAATTAGCACATCAAATTGTTCGTCAATTTCCGAAACTGGGTCAATTACCCGTACTTTTTGCAGCAGTTCAGTCATAAAAGTTTTTAGTTATGAGTTAGGGGTTAGGAGTTATGAGTTATTTGTGTTATTGCTTCTAACCTTAATTCCTCACTTCTAACTTTATTCCTCATACCATTTCTTTGTGAAGTTGCGCCAAATCTGTTAATTTATTATTTCTTCTCTTCTCTACGAGAGGCTGCGCCAACGAGACGCTTCGCGAAGGCGTACTTGGCGCTCTTGGCGGTTCGTTCTTGATTTATTGAAGCATAAGCGCATCTTCATACAGAATTGGTATCAGACGCGATTAATCGCGTCTTTTTATCACAATGCTCCTGCTGCTGTTTTATCTAATACCCCTCCACCAAAGTGAGCGGTAATGTTCATGGCTTGCAATACTGGTAAACCATCGATTCCCGAAGGGTAATCGATAACGCTAACTGCGCCATTACCCTGACGAAAACTCCAGAAATTTTCTAGCGATAAACCTAGTATGTGACAAAGCAATGTTTTGTTAGTAGCATCATGAGCTACTACTAATACAGTTTTGAATTGATTAGTTGCTGCTGTTTGCAAAATTGATTGCCAAGCTGCAACACTACGCTCCCACACTTGTTGCAAATTTTCTCCTTCAGGCATTTGCACTTGCGTCGGTACTATCCGCCAGCGCTGCAATTCTCCGGGAAACTCTTGCTCTATTTCTATTTCTAATTTCCCTTCCCAGAGTCCGTGACTGATTTCTCTTAAACCATCTTGCAGTTCTAACTTGACATTAGGATGTTGTTTTAAAATAATCTCTGCTGTTTCTTTAGGACGCAGCATTGTGCTACTGACAGCAAAATCAATCGCTACTTCTTGGAGAAATTCGCCTGCTTTTTGCGACTGTTGTCTACCGTTGTCGTTGAGGGGGACATCAATTTGCCCTTGAAACCTGGTTTGGCGATTCCATTCAGTTTCACCGTGACGCACTAGCAACAATCGTACTCCTTGATGATCGGGTCGCAATGAGGGTAAACTTTCCCCAGTCTGTTGCGTCTGATTTAAGGATTCTAATTGGACTGGTTCGCCCAATCCTCCAGCAAAATTTAGTACGGTAATGCCACAGTTAGATTGCTGGATTGAATGGTAGCGACTTGCAGGAATTCCCAGTGCTGTGCTGATTAGGGCGCGATTAATTCCGTTATGTCCCACTATAAGAATAGTTTCGCCTTGATGCTGGGACAAAGTTTCTTGCCAAAACTGCCGTGCTTGTTCGTATATGGCAAGAACAGGAAAATGTTCTCTTGTCCCTTGTGTATCATTTATCAGCATCCGCAGTTCGTCGGGGCGTTGATGCCAAGTGCGGTAGTCTTCGGCAAACTTCTGCTTGACTTCGGCAGTTATCAGCCCTGCCCACGAGGGGAGGTCGATTTCTAGCAGCAAATCAGAAACTTGGATTACAGCAGATTGTTCGGGATGAGTAGCTAACTCACTATGGATAATATCTGCTGTGTGTTTCGCTCGTTGCAGGGGGCTGCTGTAAATCGCATTAAATAAAATATTGCTGAGGGCTTTGCCTACCTTACTGGCATCGTTACGACCTTTTTCGGTTAATGTTGACGCATCAGTACGTCCCTGAATACGCCGCTCGGTGTTATAACCACTTTGACCGTGGCGTACAATGATGACACGAGTCATCGCAAAGCCCTCCTCTATCTAGACGATTAATTCTACTGCAAAATGATTGCACATTTAGCGGCGATCGCCATTATAAAGACCAAATAATAATTCTTACAGCAGTTTTCGATCAAACCCACCACAAAATAAATCCTAAAACAAAGCCCAGTATTGCTTTCAGTACTTTTATTTGTGGCACGTTTGATTGTAATTTGCTGTAAGTTTGTGTTTCTTCAGCTAAATTTAAGCTTTAGTCCCACCAGCTTTTTTAGAGACGGCAATCCCGCCGAGTCCAAACAATAGACCTAGCAGGGAAGTGGGTTCGGGTATCGATTTTTTAAAAGAACTCAGGGTAATATTGGCAGTGGGATCGTTATAAATGTATACTCCTGCTCGTCCTACTTCACCCGTCAAGGTAATTTCCGAGCCTGATGTTCTTTCTAAGGTATATCTAGGAGCATCAAAAACAATGCCAAAATCAACCACTAAATTCCAATTTGACCCAGAAGAAAGTTCAAAATTGACATTTGGGCCGGAGTTAACATCTGTAGAGCCTTGGTTCAAATTTAGGTTTAGCTCGTTGACATTCACCTCCCAATCACTCAAAGTCCCGTCCTCTGAATAAACCACAAATCCTGAATATTCGCTCTTATCTGGCAATAAGCTCCTAAGGAATGGGGTAGTCGCATCGATTAAGGCAAAATCACCCGAAAATTCTTGTCTAGTGAGAATAGCTCCCAGCACGGGAGTAGCATGAAATACGCTTGCTACTACCAAACCAATCAGGGCAACGCAAACTTTGGGAGATCGAACTTGATTCATGGAAAGCGTCCTTTTTTAATTGTTTACCTTTTTCTAAAACCTATGTAATTTCCAATACTGGTCTGGTTTTGGGAAAAGGGAAAGAAAAAATCTTTAACCTGTTCCCAAAACCAAATTCTGAGTTCAGAATGCCCAAAGCAAGTAGTATTGATGTAATCTCAGAGGTTTACCTAGGCAGCTAATAAGTTAATTTTAGCTGTTAATAGTAACTTTTCTTTATCATGAATAAAATCACTAGTAAATTACTTTACTCAACCTTAATTTTATAAATGAATATCATTTATAATCTATGTCAGAATATTATTAAATATTGTTGCAAAATGGCGGCAAAAAGCATTTTTAGGTTAAGTTAGGATTTTTTTCTAGTTAAAAACCTGATAAAATCCTAAGCTAAGTATCAAACTTTGGTTGATTTAGCTGCCAATAATTTTATACTTTCAAAAAAAATATCTAAAGCTTTGTGGCAGGGTAATTCCAGTATCTTATCCCTGCCCATACCAGCAAAACAGTAAGAACTGCTCAAGAGCCTCTTCAGTGAGTAATTAATTAACGCCGACGCTTCACAAGGATGAATAGAGCGATCGCACTCACACCTAAAAACCATCCTCCTGATGCTTCAGGTACACTAACTTTCAAGGGATTAGCGGGTTTAGAGAGATTTTCCTTACCATTCTCAACTTTACGGTCAAAGCGATCGCTTTGGGCTTCTGCTTCTTTGAGTAACTGTCTTTGTTCATCGTTGACTAATACCAACATCGAAGAATAAGGGCTGACAATCTTGTACTTTTTGGCTACGGTATGAATCGCATCTAAACCTT encodes the following:
- a CDS encoding histidine phosphatase family protein codes for the protein MTRVIIVRHGQSGYNTERRIQGRTDASTLTEKGRNDASKVGKALSNILFNAIYSSPLQRAKHTADIIHSELATHPEQSAVIQVSDLLLEIDLPSWAGLITAEVKQKFAEDYRTWHQRPDELRMLINDTQGTREHFPVLAIYEQARQFWQETLSQHQGETILIVGHNGINRALISTALGIPASRYHSIQQSNCGITVLNFAGGLGEPVQLESLNQTQQTGESLPSLRPDHQGVRLLLVRHGETEWNRQTRFQGQIDVPLNDNGRQQSQKAGEFLQEVAIDFAVSSTMLRPKETAEIILKQHPNVKLELQDGLREISHGLWEGKLEIEIEQEFPGELQRWRIVPTQVQMPEGENLQQVWERSVAAWQSILQTAATNQFKTVLVVAHDATNKTLLCHILGLSLENFWSFRQGNGAVSVIDYPSGIDGLPVLQAMNITAHFGGGVLDKTAAGAL
- a CDS encoding PEP-CTERM sorting domain-containing protein (PEP-CTERM proteins occur, often in large numbers, in the proteomes of bacteria that also encode an exosortase, a predicted intramembrane cysteine proteinase. The presence of a PEP-CTERM domain at a protein's C-terminus predicts cleavage within the sorting domain, followed by covalent anchoring to some some component of the (usually Gram-negative) cell surface. Many PEP-CTERM proteins exhibit an unusual sequence composition that includes large numbers of potential glycosylation sites. Expression of one such protein has been shown restore the ability of a bacterium to form floc, a type of biofilm.), whose translation is MNQVRSPKVCVALIGLVVASVFHATPVLGAILTRQEFSGDFALIDATTPFLRSLLPDKSEYSGFVVYSEDGTLSDWEVNVNELNLNLNQGSTDVNSGPNVNFELSSGSNWNLVVDFGIVFDAPRYTLERTSGSEITLTGEVGRAGVYIYNDPTANITLSSFKKSIPEPTSLLGLLFGLGGIAVSKKAGGTKA
- a CDS encoding VOC family protein; this translates as MSDLGFTHIALAVSDVDASISFYAKYAQMTVVHHRIDQATQSDVAWISDLTRPFVIVLIKVPKVEGALLPQSHLGVAYQNREEIDRLCNEARTEGILLAGPNDWGHPVGYWAYLQDPDGHTLEISYGQEITFTVEQARDAINCVSRK
- a CDS encoding dihydroorotase, with amino-acid sequence MTELLQKVRVIDPVSEIDEQFDVLIADGYIQTVAPHISDISSDTQIRDCQGLVLGPGLVDLYSHAGEPGFEERETLLSFLQAAAAGGFTRVSILPDTSPAIDNPALVTQLQQKRHEEMKEREKINLAPPASPLPLLHIWGAVTLDVAGKQMTELAHLASAGVVGFTDGKPLENLALVRGVLEYIQPLGKPVAFWPSDRHLAANGVMREGSNALRFGLPPIPASAETTAIAAMLELVAAIGTPVHIMRVSTARSVELIASAKAAGLPITASTTWMHLLLDTKAVKSYHTSLHLDPPLGNASDVTALRAGVRAGVIDAIAIDHTPYSYEEKVQAFAEAPAGAIGLELALPLLWQYLVETEEFTALELWRALSTNPAECLGQKVSAVLPHQPAELTLFDPQQTWKVERKSLHTLSQNTPWLGQQLKGRVVKTWC
- a CDS encoding serine/threonine protein kinase; its protein translation is MELDVRNEYKRAIPLNHHPDFSKQGYQVVSELGRNREGGRITYLANVLNSKQQVVIKEFCFARADADLSGVKAYQREIEILQQLNHPRIPHYVDSFEISGAFYLVQEYKNAPSLSLRSSFNPEEIKQIALSILEILIYLQKQIPPIIHRDIKPENILVDEQLNAYLVDFGLARIQGAKVALSSFVAGTPGFMPPEEQFGHSLTEASDLYSLGATLICLLTNTRSVEIGKLIDDNYRFNFQQLVSQISPRFRRWLMKMVERNRKRRHANAAIALEALKPIQVVGNATRIDTLIRTIKPKKRATLLGLATVVTVAAIAGTLMSCQPSNTVRQLLEATECQSFDLNASCQEKTGD